From a single Pseudomonas triticicola genomic region:
- the trxA gene encoding thioredoxin TrxA, producing MSSDLIKHVSDASFEADVLKAEGAVLVDYWAEWCGPCKMIAPVLDEIAETYKGKLTVAKLNIDENQETPAKHGVRGIPTLMLFKNGNVEATKVGALSKSQLAAFLDANI from the coding sequence ATGAGCAGCGATCTGATCAAACACGTTAGCGACGCTAGCTTCGAAGCCGACGTACTCAAGGCCGAAGGCGCTGTCCTGGTCGACTACTGGGCTGAATGGTGCGGCCCTTGCAAAATGATCGCACCGGTTCTGGACGAGATTGCCGAGACTTACAAAGGCAAGCTGACCGTCGCCAAACTGAACATCGACGAAAACCAGGAAACCCCGGCCAAGCATGGCGTGCGTGGGATCCCGACGCTGATGCTGTTCAAGAACGGCAACGTTGAGGCGACCAAGGTCGGCGCACTGTCGAAGTCGCAACTGGCGGCTTTCCTCGACGCCAACATCTGA
- the rho gene encoding transcription termination factor Rho, giving the protein MNLTELKQKPITELLELAEQMGIENMARSRKQDVIFSLLKKHAKSGEEISGDGVLEILQDGFGFLRSADASYLAGPDDIYVSPSQIRRFNLRTGDTIVGKIRPPKEGERYFALLKVDTINFDRPENAKNKILFENLTPLFPTVRMKMEAGNGSTEDLTGRVIDLCAPIGKGQRGLIVAPPKAGKTIMLQNIAANIARNNPEVHLIVLLIDERPEEVTEMQRTVRGEVVASTFDEPPTRHVQVAEMVIEKAKRLVEHKKDVVILLDSITRLARAYNTVIPSSGKVLTGGVDAHALEKPKRFFGAARNIEEGGSLTIIATALVETGSKMDEVIYEEFKGTGNMELPLDRKIAEKRVFPAININRSGTRREELLTADDELQRMWILRKLLHPMDEVAAIEFLVDKLKTTKTNDEFFLSMKRK; this is encoded by the coding sequence ATGAATCTGACTGAACTCAAGCAAAAGCCGATTACCGAACTGCTCGAATTGGCCGAACAGATGGGCATAGAAAATATGGCCCGTTCGCGCAAGCAGGACGTGATTTTCTCCCTGCTGAAAAAGCACGCGAAAAGCGGCGAGGAAATCTCCGGTGATGGCGTGCTGGAGATTCTCCAGGACGGCTTCGGCTTCCTGCGCTCCGCAGACGCTTCCTACCTCGCCGGCCCTGACGACATCTACGTCTCGCCGAGCCAGATCCGCCGCTTCAACTTGCGCACCGGTGACACCATCGTTGGCAAGATCCGCCCTCCGAAGGAAGGCGAGCGGTATTTCGCCCTGCTCAAGGTCGACACGATCAACTTCGATCGTCCGGAGAACGCGAAGAACAAGATTCTCTTCGAGAACCTGACGCCGCTGTTCCCGACCGTGCGCATGAAGATGGAAGCCGGCAACGGTTCCACCGAAGATTTGACCGGTCGCGTGATCGACCTGTGCGCACCGATCGGCAAAGGCCAGCGTGGCCTGATCGTCGCACCGCCGAAAGCCGGTAAAACGATCATGCTGCAGAACATCGCAGCGAACATCGCCCGTAACAATCCTGAAGTTCACCTGATCGTGCTGTTGATCGACGAGCGTCCGGAAGAAGTGACCGAAATGCAGCGCACCGTGCGTGGCGAAGTGGTTGCCTCGACCTTCGACGAGCCGCCGACCCGTCACGTGCAGGTTGCTGAAATGGTGATCGAGAAGGCCAAGCGTCTGGTCGAACACAAGAAAGACGTGGTGATCCTGCTCGACTCCATCACCCGTCTGGCCCGTGCCTACAACACCGTGATCCCGAGCTCCGGCAAGGTATTGACCGGTGGTGTCGATGCCCACGCCCTCGAGAAGCCAAAACGCTTCTTTGGTGCCGCGCGTAACATCGAAGAAGGTGGCTCGCTGACCATTATCGCCACCGCGCTGGTTGAAACCGGCTCGAAGATGGACGAAGTGATCTACGAAGAGTTCAAGGGGACCGGCAACATGGAACTGCCTCTGGATCGCAAGATCGCCGAGAAGCGTGTGTTCCCGGCCATCAACATCAACCGCTCCGGCACCCGCCGCGAAGAGTTGCTGACCGCCGACGACGAACTGCAGCGCATGTGGATTCTGCGCAAGCTGCTGCACCCGATGGACGAAGTCGCCGCCATCGAGTTCCTGGTCGACAAGCTGAAAACGACCAAGACCAACGACGAGTTCTTCTTGTCGATGAAACGCAAGTAG